In Streptantibioticus cattleyicolor NRRL 8057 = DSM 46488, a genomic segment contains:
- a CDS encoding acyl-CoA dehydrogenase family protein, which yields MSVTFGNALVESAEHRDLRASVAALGKRYGRGYFTAAVKAGRPVDELWREAGRLGYLGVSIPEEYGGGGAGISELAIVLEELGATGAPLLLMVVSPAICGTVIARFGTPEQKRRWLPGLADGSLRMAFGITEPDAGSNSHRITTTARRDGTDWLLSGRKVFISGVDIADATLVVGRTEDARTGKLKPCLFIVERGAPGFEFRPVEMEIAAPEKQFQLFLDEVRLPAEALVGDEDAGLLQLFAGLNPERVMTAAFSLGLGRYALTVAVEYARTRQVWRTPIGAHQAIAHPLAEAHIALEMAALMTRKAAFLYDAGDDLAAGEAANMAKYAAAEAGARAVDQAVHTLGGNGLTAEYGLASLLTASRVGRIAPVSREMILNFVSHHTLGLPKSY from the coding sequence ATGAGCGTCACCTTCGGCAACGCCCTGGTGGAGAGCGCCGAGCACCGCGACCTGCGCGCCTCGGTGGCCGCCCTCGGCAAGCGCTACGGCCGCGGCTACTTCACCGCCGCCGTCAAGGCCGGCCGCCCGGTGGACGAGTTGTGGCGGGAGGCCGGCCGACTGGGCTACCTGGGGGTCAGCATCCCCGAGGAGTACGGCGGCGGGGGCGCGGGCATCAGCGAACTCGCCATCGTGCTGGAGGAGTTGGGGGCCACCGGGGCGCCGCTGCTGCTGATGGTGGTCTCCCCCGCGATCTGCGGCACCGTGATCGCCCGGTTCGGCACCCCGGAGCAGAAGCGGCGCTGGCTGCCGGGGCTGGCCGACGGCTCGCTGCGGATGGCGTTCGGCATCACCGAGCCGGACGCCGGCTCCAACTCGCACCGGATCACCACCACCGCCCGCCGGGACGGCACCGACTGGCTGCTGTCCGGGCGCAAGGTCTTCATCTCCGGTGTCGACATCGCCGACGCCACCCTGGTCGTCGGCCGCACCGAGGACGCCCGCACCGGCAAGCTCAAGCCCTGCCTGTTCATCGTCGAACGCGGCGCCCCGGGCTTCGAGTTCCGGCCCGTCGAGATGGAGATCGCGGCGCCGGAGAAGCAGTTCCAGCTCTTCCTGGACGAGGTGCGGCTGCCCGCCGAGGCGCTGGTGGGCGACGAGGACGCCGGGTTGCTGCAACTGTTCGCCGGGCTCAACCCCGAGCGCGTCATGACGGCCGCGTTCTCGCTGGGCCTGGGGCGCTACGCGCTGACCGTCGCCGTGGAGTACGCCCGCACCCGGCAGGTGTGGCGGACCCCGATCGGCGCCCACCAGGCGATCGCTCATCCGCTGGCCGAGGCGCACATCGCTCTGGAGATGGCGGCGTTGATGACCCGCAAGGCGGCGTTCCTGTACGACGCGGGGGACGACCTGGCGGCCGGGGAGGCGGCCAACATGGCCAAGTACGCGGCGGCCGAGGCCGGGGCCCGCGCGGTGGACCAGGCGGTGCACACCCTGGGCGGCAACGGGCTCACCGCCGAGTACGGCCTCGCCTCGCTGCTGACCGCCTCCCGGGTCGGGCGGATAGCCCCGGTGAGCAGGGAGATGATCCTCAACTTCGTGTCGCACCATACGCTCGGACTGCCCAAGTCCTACTGA
- a CDS encoding ATP-binding protein: MIGSILVANRGEIARRVVRTCRDLGIATVAVHSDADAGAAHVREAGTAVRLPGSAPAETYLRGDLLVKAALAAGAEAVHPGYGFLSENAAFAREVRDAGLTWIGPPPEAIEAMGSKTRAKRIMAGAGVPLLAGVDPASVTGAQLPLLVKAAAGGGGRGMRIVRELGALEAELAAARQEAASAFGDGEVFLEPYLEGGRHIEVQILADTHGTVWALGERDCSVQRRHQKVVEETPAPGLPDRVRRTLHESAVAAARAIGYTGAGTVEFLVAADGRAYFLEMNTRLQVEHPVTECVTGLDLVAEQIRVAEGARLSGAPPRPRGHAIEARLYAEDPADDWRPRTGTVHRLELPGPVSEFGCPPGAAAGLRLDCGVGPGETVGTRYDPMLAKVIAWAPTRPEAVRRLAHALERARLHGPGTNRELLVAVVRHPEFAAGRPTTGFLTDHWAALTAPDPRRAEYAGLSALAAALADAARARRGTGVTARAGGWRNVPSQPRTRCYRADPDGTEHRVRYRYTRHGTAAEDHPGVTVVAAGPDRVVLDASGVRREFAVAAYGERVYVDSPLGAFAFTALPRFPEPVAETAPGSLLAPMPGTVVRVAEVAVGEPVAAGTPLVWLEAMKMEHLVSAPTTGVLRALHAEPGRQVDVGTVLAVVTEEEHTP, encoded by the coding sequence GTGATCGGTTCCATCCTGGTGGCCAACCGCGGCGAGATCGCCCGCCGGGTGGTGCGCACCTGCCGTGACCTGGGCATCGCCACGGTCGCGGTCCACTCGGACGCGGACGCCGGCGCCGCCCACGTACGCGAGGCCGGCACGGCGGTACGGCTGCCGGGCAGCGCGCCGGCCGAGACGTATCTGCGCGGTGACCTGCTGGTGAAGGCGGCGCTGGCGGCGGGCGCCGAGGCGGTGCACCCGGGGTACGGGTTCCTGTCGGAGAACGCCGCGTTCGCGCGGGAGGTACGGGACGCGGGGCTGACGTGGATCGGCCCGCCGCCGGAGGCGATCGAGGCCATGGGGTCCAAGACCCGGGCCAAACGCATCATGGCCGGCGCCGGGGTGCCGCTGCTGGCCGGCGTGGACCCGGCCTCGGTCACCGGGGCGCAGCTGCCGCTGCTGGTGAAGGCGGCGGCCGGGGGCGGCGGCCGGGGCATGCGGATCGTCCGCGAACTCGGCGCCCTTGAGGCGGAGTTGGCGGCGGCCCGGCAGGAGGCCGCGTCCGCCTTCGGGGACGGCGAGGTCTTCCTGGAGCCGTATCTGGAGGGCGGGCGCCACATCGAGGTGCAGATCCTCGCCGACACGCACGGCACGGTGTGGGCGCTGGGCGAACGTGACTGCTCGGTGCAGCGCCGCCACCAGAAGGTCGTCGAGGAGACCCCGGCGCCCGGGCTGCCGGACCGGGTGCGGCGCACGCTGCACGAGTCGGCGGTGGCGGCGGCCCGGGCCATCGGCTACACCGGCGCCGGCACCGTGGAGTTCCTGGTCGCGGCGGACGGCCGGGCGTACTTCCTGGAGATGAACACCCGGCTCCAGGTGGAGCATCCGGTGACCGAGTGCGTGACCGGGCTCGATCTGGTCGCCGAGCAGATCCGGGTGGCGGAGGGCGCCCGGCTGTCCGGCGCTCCGCCGCGCCCGCGCGGCCACGCGATCGAGGCCCGGCTGTACGCGGAGGACCCGGCCGACGACTGGCGTCCGCGGACCGGGACCGTGCACCGGCTCGAACTGCCCGGCCCGGTGAGCGAGTTCGGCTGCCCGCCGGGTGCCGCCGCCGGGCTGCGGCTGGACTGCGGGGTCGGCCCCGGCGAGACGGTGGGCACCCGTTACGACCCGATGCTGGCCAAGGTGATCGCCTGGGCCCCGACCCGGCCGGAGGCGGTACGGCGGCTCGCCCACGCCCTGGAGCGGGCCCGGCTGCACGGCCCGGGGACCAACCGCGAGCTGCTGGTGGCCGTGGTGCGCCACCCCGAGTTCGCCGCCGGACGGCCGACCACCGGGTTCCTCACCGACCACTGGGCCGCGCTCACCGCGCCGGACCCGCGGCGGGCGGAGTACGCCGGGCTGTCCGCCCTGGCCGCCGCGCTCGCCGACGCCGCCCGGGCCCGCCGCGGCACCGGGGTCACCGCCCGGGCCGGCGGCTGGCGCAACGTCCCCTCCCAGCCGCGGACCAGGTGCTACCGCGCCGACCCGGACGGCACCGAGCACCGGGTGCGCTACCGGTACACCCGCCACGGCACGGCCGCCGAGGACCACCCCGGGGTGACCGTGGTGGCCGCCGGCCCCGACCGCGTGGTGCTCGACGCCTCCGGGGTGCGCCGCGAGTTCGCCGTCGCCGCCTACGGCGAGCGGGTGTACGTCGACTCGCCGCTGGGCGCCTTCGCCTTCACCGCGCTGCCCCGTTTCCCGGAGCCGGTGGCCGAGACGGCGCCCGGTTCGCTGCTGGCACCGATGCCGGGGACGGTGGTGCGGGTGGCCGAGGTGGCGGTGGGCGAACCGGTCGCGGCCGGAACGCCGCTGGTGTGGCTGGAGGCGATGAAGATGGAGCACCTGGTCAGCGCGCCCACCACGGGCGTACTGCGCGCACTGCACGCCGAGCCCGGCCGGCAGGTGGACGTCGGGACCGTCCTGGCCGTCGTCACCGAGGAGGAGCACACCCCATGA
- a CDS encoding acyl-CoA carboxylase subunit beta has protein sequence MTAAENRAAVLAKLAEIEAEHAKALAGGGPKYTERHHGRGKLLARERVELLVDPDSPFLELSPLAGWGSEYPVGASLVTGIGVIEGTECLITANDPTVRGGASNPWTLRKALRADEIALANRLPVVNLVESGGADLTGQKEIFIPGGALFRDLTRLSAAGIPTVAVVFGNSTAGGAYVPGMSDHVIMVKERSKVFLGGPPLVKMATGEESDDESLGGAEMHARVSGLADHFALDEPDALRTARRVVARLNWRKQGPPPADDYPEPLFDAEELLDVVPPDLRTPFDPREVIVRVVDGSEFDEFKPLYGPSLVTGWARLHGYPVGVLANARGVLFSAESQKAAQFVQLANQRDIPLIFLHNTTGYMVGKEYEQGGIIKHGAQMINAVANSRVPHISLLIGASYGAGHYGMCGRAYEPRFLFAWPTAKSAVMGPAQLAGVLSIVARQSAAARGKPYDEEADAALRAMVEQRIEAESLPLFLSGRLYDDGVIDPRDTRTVLGLCLSAAHSAPVEGVRGGFGVFRM, from the coding sequence GTGACCGCGGCGGAGAACCGGGCGGCGGTGCTGGCCAAGCTCGCCGAGATCGAGGCGGAGCACGCCAAGGCGCTGGCCGGCGGCGGCCCCAAGTACACCGAGCGCCACCACGGGCGCGGCAAGCTGCTCGCCCGGGAGCGTGTCGAGCTGCTGGTCGACCCCGACTCCCCGTTCCTGGAGCTGTCCCCGCTGGCCGGCTGGGGCAGCGAGTACCCGGTGGGCGCCTCGCTGGTCACCGGCATCGGGGTGATCGAGGGCACCGAGTGCCTGATCACCGCCAACGACCCGACGGTGCGCGGCGGGGCGAGCAACCCGTGGACGCTGAGGAAGGCGCTGCGGGCCGACGAGATCGCGTTGGCCAACCGGTTGCCGGTGGTCAACCTGGTGGAGTCCGGGGGCGCCGACCTCACCGGCCAGAAGGAGATCTTCATACCCGGCGGCGCGCTCTTCCGGGACCTGACCCGGCTCTCGGCGGCCGGCATCCCCACCGTCGCCGTGGTCTTCGGCAACTCCACGGCGGGCGGCGCCTACGTGCCGGGGATGTCCGACCACGTGATCATGGTCAAGGAGCGCTCCAAGGTCTTCCTGGGCGGGCCGCCGCTGGTGAAGATGGCCACCGGGGAGGAGAGCGACGACGAGTCGCTGGGCGGCGCCGAGATGCACGCCCGGGTCTCCGGCCTCGCCGACCACTTCGCGCTGGACGAGCCGGACGCGCTGCGCACCGCCCGCCGGGTGGTCGCCCGGCTCAACTGGCGCAAGCAGGGCCCGCCGCCCGCCGACGACTACCCCGAGCCGCTCTTCGACGCCGAGGAGCTGCTGGACGTCGTACCGCCGGACCTGCGGACCCCGTTCGATCCGCGTGAGGTGATCGTGCGGGTGGTGGACGGTTCGGAGTTCGACGAGTTCAAGCCGTTGTACGGGCCGAGCCTGGTCACCGGGTGGGCGCGGCTGCACGGCTATCCGGTGGGGGTGCTGGCCAACGCGCGGGGGGTGCTGTTCAGCGCCGAGTCGCAGAAGGCGGCGCAGTTCGTCCAGTTGGCCAACCAGCGTGACATCCCGCTGATCTTCCTGCACAACACCACCGGCTACATGGTCGGCAAGGAGTACGAGCAGGGCGGCATCATCAAGCACGGCGCCCAGATGATCAACGCGGTCGCCAACTCCCGGGTGCCGCACATCTCGCTGCTGATCGGGGCGAGTTACGGGGCCGGCCACTACGGGATGTGCGGGCGGGCGTACGAGCCGCGGTTCCTGTTCGCCTGGCCCACCGCCAAGTCGGCGGTGATGGGGCCGGCCCAGCTCGCCGGGGTGCTGTCGATCGTGGCCCGGCAGTCGGCGGCGGCGCGCGGCAAGCCGTACGACGAGGAGGCCGACGCGGCGCTGCGGGCGATGGTGGAGCAGCGGATCGAGGCGGAGTCGCTGCCGTTGTTCCTGTCCGGCCGGCTCTACGACGACGGGGTGATCGACCCCCGGGACACCCGCACCGTGCTGGGGCTGTGTCTGTCGGCGGCGCACAGCGCGCCGGTGGAGGGCGTGCGCGGCGGCTTCGGTGTCTTCCGGATGTGA
- a CDS encoding TIGR03084 family metal-binding protein yields the protein MTEPGTTPTAAVLDDLRDEGDVLDRLVAGLAPHRWSAPTPAPGWTIAHQIAHLAWTDEQAVLSATDPDAFVTRTRDAFTASAGFVDEAARAGAAEPPGELLARWRSGRARLLGVLRAQQPGVRLPWFGPPMGVASMATGRLMETWAHGQDVADALGVHRIPTERLRHVARIGVRARDYAFAAHQLTPPDEEFRVELTSPGGGSWTFGPPDAVQRVTGPALDFCLLVTRRRHPDDLAVRAQGPDARRWLTVAQAFAGPPGAGRAPRREERR from the coding sequence GTGACCGAACCGGGTACCACGCCGACCGCCGCCGTACTGGACGACCTGCGGGACGAGGGCGACGTGCTCGACCGGCTCGTCGCCGGGCTGGCACCGCACCGCTGGTCGGCGCCGACCCCGGCCCCGGGGTGGACCATCGCCCACCAGATCGCCCATCTGGCCTGGACCGACGAGCAGGCGGTGCTCTCCGCCACGGATCCGGACGCCTTCGTGACGCGGACCCGGGACGCCTTCACCGCCTCGGCCGGCTTCGTGGACGAGGCGGCGCGGGCCGGGGCCGCCGAGCCGCCCGGGGAACTGCTGGCCCGCTGGCGGTCCGGCCGCGCCCGGCTGCTCGGCGTGCTGCGCGCCCAGCAGCCGGGGGTCCGGCTGCCGTGGTTCGGGCCGCCGATGGGCGTCGCCTCGATGGCCACCGGCCGGCTGATGGAGACCTGGGCGCACGGGCAGGACGTGGCCGACGCCCTCGGGGTCCACCGGATCCCCACCGAGCGGCTGCGCCATGTGGCCCGGATCGGGGTGCGGGCCCGCGACTACGCCTTCGCCGCGCACCAACTGACGCCGCCGGACGAGGAGTTCCGGGTCGAGCTGACCTCGCCCGGCGGCGGGTCGTGGACCTTCGGGCCGCCCGACGCCGTACAGCGGGTGACCGGCCCGGCGCTCGACTTCTGCCTGCTGGTCACCCGGCGCCGCCACCCCGACGACCTCGCGGTGCGCGCCCAGGGTCCGGACGCGCGGCGGTGGCTGACCGTCGCCCAGGCGTTCGCCGGCCCGCCGGGCGCCGGCCGCGCCCCGCGCCGGGAGGAGCGCCGGTGA
- a CDS encoding TSUP family transporter, whose translation MHTLDAVQVLQLIPVAVAAGWIDAVVGGGGLLSTPALLVALPTVPTATVLGTNKLVAITGTTSAAVTYTRRTGVDWKFVGLAAAVALPAASGGALLATTLPSTVFRPVIMVALLTVGLFVTLRPDFGRTHTPVRMTPGKATAAAVLTGACIGFYDGVIGSGTGTFLIITFLLVRGADFLHGSAMAKVVNVGTNLGALVVFIVQGHVLWPLGAAMAVGNVTGGALGARMALKRGASFVRYALLVVVVGLCAKLGYDQWG comes from the coding sequence GTGCACACACTCGACGCCGTACAGGTCTTACAGCTCATACCCGTCGCCGTCGCCGCCGGCTGGATCGACGCGGTGGTCGGCGGCGGCGGACTGCTCTCCACGCCCGCCCTGCTGGTGGCGCTCCCCACGGTGCCCACCGCCACCGTGCTGGGGACCAACAAGCTCGTCGCCATCACCGGGACCACCTCGGCGGCGGTCACCTACACCCGGCGCACCGGGGTCGACTGGAAGTTCGTCGGACTGGCCGCCGCCGTCGCGCTGCCCGCCGCCTCCGGTGGCGCCCTGCTCGCCACCACCCTGCCCAGCACCGTCTTCCGGCCGGTCATCATGGTGGCGCTGCTGACGGTCGGCCTGTTCGTCACCCTCCGGCCGGACTTCGGGCGCACCCACACCCCGGTCCGGATGACCCCCGGCAAGGCCACCGCCGCCGCCGTGCTCACCGGGGCCTGCATCGGCTTCTACGACGGCGTCATCGGCTCGGGCACCGGCACCTTCCTGATCATCACCTTCCTGCTGGTACGCGGCGCCGACTTCCTGCACGGCTCGGCGATGGCCAAAGTCGTCAACGTGGGAACCAACCTCGGTGCCCTGGTCGTCTTCATCGTGCAAGGCCATGTCCTGTGGCCGCTCGGCGCCGCCATGGCCGTGGGGAACGTCACCGGAGGCGCACTGGGCGCCCGGATGGCCCTCAAGCGCGGGGCCTCCTTCGTCCGGTACGCCCTGCTGGTCGTGGTGGTCGGGCTGTGCGCCAAGCTCGGTTACGACCAGTGGGGGTGA
- a CDS encoding DMT family transporter, with protein sequence MAVFLLGIGAACCLGVGFVLQQRAAQRAPLADFLSFRLLLDLLRMPQWLLGIAAMVAGQVLGALALAHGQVSLVEPLTATNLLFAMGLSRWLSRQPLGFSGWSGVGLLALGVTSFIVAGRPSGGGVAAGPLRHWLLFGTVVGAAMLLTTLARRLRPTLEAAVLALAAGLLYGLQDALTRICGQLVTSEGVAPLPVHWQPYAVVAIGLTGLLLVQSAFETAPLRASLPSLTAAQPLAGIACGIGFLGDRLQVTTGALAWEVAGLAAIVAGIVLLGRHRCLPEGPSAQRPEEPAVGQRAGL encoded by the coding sequence GTGGCCGTGTTCCTGCTCGGAATCGGCGCCGCGTGCTGCTTGGGGGTCGGCTTCGTCCTCCAGCAACGGGCGGCCCAGCGCGCCCCGTTGGCCGACTTCCTCTCCTTCCGGCTCCTGCTCGACCTGCTGCGGATGCCGCAGTGGCTGCTGGGCATCGCCGCCATGGTGGCCGGCCAGGTGCTCGGCGCGCTCGCCCTCGCGCACGGACAGGTCTCGCTGGTCGAACCGCTCACCGCGACCAACCTGCTGTTCGCCATGGGGCTGTCACGCTGGCTCAGCAGGCAGCCGCTGGGCTTCAGCGGCTGGAGCGGGGTCGGCCTGCTCGCCCTCGGCGTGACGTCGTTCATCGTGGCCGGGCGCCCGTCCGGCGGCGGGGTGGCGGCCGGCCCGTTACGGCACTGGCTGCTCTTCGGCACCGTGGTCGGCGCCGCGATGCTCCTGACCACGCTGGCCAGGCGGCTGCGCCCGACCCTGGAGGCGGCCGTCCTCGCCCTCGCCGCCGGGCTGCTCTACGGGCTCCAGGACGCCCTCACCCGGATCTGCGGCCAGCTGGTGACCTCCGAGGGAGTCGCCCCGCTGCCGGTGCACTGGCAGCCGTACGCGGTGGTGGCCATCGGGCTGACCGGGCTGCTGCTGGTGCAGAGCGCCTTCGAGACCGCGCCGCTGCGTGCCTCGCTTCCCTCGCTCACCGCCGCCCAGCCGCTGGCCGGCATAGCCTGCGGGATCGGCTTCCTCGGCGACCGGCTCCAGGTCACCACCGGCGCGCTGGCCTGGGAGGTCGCGGGCCTCGCCGCGATCGTGGCCGGCATCGTCCTCCTCGGCCGCCACCGCTGCCTGCCCGAAGGCCCCTCCGCGCAGCGCCCGGAGGAACCCGCGGTGGGCCAGCGCGCCGGGCTGTGA
- a CDS encoding SCO6745 family protein → MTTLSLRASRRCYNALNPLHSAFYFAPEHDEEFAALGLEAGSMAYFAGRAAPMGAVGAGVVTATFYNFSPALVGHHIPRAWQAAAPERVLETRVRITDKYLTRLLGPEVIASRRMAETAELALRATEACERPGRPLYAANADLPAPDAPHLALWHAVTLLREHRGDGHIAALVQAELDGLEALVTHSATGKGFTPHFFQTTRGWTARQWADAEDRLRERGLLDEAGDLTEHGQELRRAIEADTDRLAFAPYRHLGQDAVERLTELVTPFTQEMLSSDALPMDHFGR, encoded by the coding sequence ATGACGACACTCTCCCTACGGGCCTCCCGCCGCTGTTACAACGCCCTCAACCCGCTCCACTCCGCCTTCTACTTCGCCCCGGAGCACGACGAGGAGTTCGCCGCGCTCGGGCTGGAGGCGGGGTCGATGGCCTACTTCGCCGGGCGGGCCGCGCCGATGGGGGCGGTGGGGGCGGGGGTGGTGACGGCCACGTTCTACAACTTCAGCCCCGCGCTGGTGGGGCACCACATCCCGCGCGCCTGGCAGGCCGCCGCCCCCGAGCGGGTGCTGGAGACCCGGGTGCGGATCACCGACAAGTACCTCACCCGGCTGCTCGGCCCCGAGGTGATCGCCTCGCGGCGGATGGCGGAGACCGCCGAGCTGGCGCTGCGGGCCACCGAGGCGTGCGAGCGGCCGGGCAGGCCGCTGTACGCGGCCAACGCGGACCTGCCGGCCCCCGACGCCCCGCACCTGGCGTTGTGGCACGCCGTCACCCTGCTGCGTGAGCACCGCGGTGACGGCCACATCGCCGCCCTCGTCCAGGCCGAGCTGGACGGCCTGGAGGCCCTGGTGACGCACTCGGCGACCGGCAAGGGGTTCACCCCGCACTTCTTCCAGACCACCCGGGGGTGGACCGCGCGGCAGTGGGCCGACGCCGAGGACCGGCTGCGGGAGCGCGGGCTGCTGGACGAGGCCGGCGACCTGACCGAGCACGGGCAGGAGCTGCGCCGCGCGATCGAGGCCGACACCGACCGGCTGGCCTTCGCCCCCTACCGCCACCTCGGACAGGACGCCGTGGAACGCCTGACCGAGCTGGTGACCCCGTTCACCCAGGAGATGCTGTCCTCCGACGCGCTCCCGATGGACCACTTCGGACGGTAG